Proteins encoded in a region of the Peromyscus maniculatus bairdii isolate BWxNUB_F1_BW_parent chromosome 15, HU_Pman_BW_mat_3.1, whole genome shotgun sequence genome:
- the LOC102913197 gene encoding uncharacterized protein LOC102913197 isoform X1 yields MEEILSFWDVAIDFSAEERKCLEPAQWNLYRDVMLENYSNLVFLGLAESKPHLVTLLEQRQESSDVKRQAAANMQPGTTPNDDNVYSKAIDCNSLYNQHQRIHTREKSYKCEECGKSFHYPSKLKQHQRIHSGEKPYKCEECGKSFHYPSKMKQHQRIHSGEKPYKCGECGKSFHYPSILKQHQRIHSGEKPYKCEECGKAFHVPSVLREHQRIHSGEKPYKCEECGKCFSSSSCLRRHQTIHSEDSLYKCEECGRCFCSSSSLRQHQTFHSEDYPYKCVECGKRFSCSASLQEHQTVHTGEKPHKCEECHKAFHYHSSLRRHKRVHTGEKNSFQCEECGKCFSSFSYLRQHKAIHSKDNPCKGEEGGKSFSHSAKLQKHRTTHSAERSYKCEECHKAFRYQSGLENHKAVHIQEKLHTSELSGKELTKTAFLIEDKAAHIAEKAYKCEECEKCFSSPLALRRHQTIHSENNPHTCAECGKRFFCSARLQQHQMVHTGEKPYKCEECGKCFGSTSYLRRHQEIHADNNPNKCEVCGKRFSSVTNLQEHQTIHTGEKSCRCEECGKCFYLSSSLRRHQAIHSKDNPYMCTECDKGFSCLSYLQEHQKTHTGEKAFKCGECDKCFYFSSSLRRHQLIHCKDNPYKCEECGRCFSSSLSLRGHQTIHSEHNPYTCVQCGKRYSCSRSLQEHQTIHTGEKPYKCEECGKAFHYHSSLRKHKRVHTGVKPYQCEECHKTFCYDSSLWKHKGIHTGEKPYQCEECHKTFCYDSSLWKHKGIHTGEKPYKCEECHKAFHYHSSLGEHKKVHTGEKPYQCEECDRCFSSSSALNRHKKKKIPSEDNP; encoded by the exons GAAATACTGTCCTTCTGGGATGTGGCCATTGATTTCTCTGCAGAAGAGAGGAAATGCCTGGAGCCTGCTCAGTGGAATTTGTACAGGGATGTGATGTTGGAGAATTATAGCAACCTTGTGTTCCTTG GTCTTGCTGAGTCTAAGCCACACCTGGTGACACTTTTGGAGCAAAGACAAGAATCTTCAGATGTGAAGAGACAAGCAGCAGCCAACATGCAGCCAG GAACAACACCCAATGATGATAACGTTTACAGCAAGGCCATTGATTGTAACTCCCTATATAATCAGCACCAGAGAATTCATACAAGGGAAAAAtcctacaagtgtgaagaatgtggcaaatCATTTCACTATCCTTCAAAGCTGAagcaacatcaaagaattcattctggagagaaaccctacaagtgtgaagagtgTGGCAAATCATTTCACTATCCTTCAAAGATGAagcaacatcaaagaattcattctggagagaaaccctacaagtgtggAGAATGTGGCAAATCATTTCACTATCCTTCAATTCTGAagcaacatcaaagaattcattctggagagaaaccctacaagtgtgaagagtgTGGCAAAGCTTTTCATGTTCCTTCAGTCCTTCGGGAACATCAACGAATTCatagtggagagaaaccctacaaatgtgaAGAGTGtggcaaatgtttttcttcatcttcatgCCTTAGACGACATCAAACAATTCACTCTGAAGACTCTCTCTACAAGTGTGAAGAGTGTGGCAGATGTTTTTGCTCATCTTCGTCCCTTAGACAACATCAAACATTCCATTCTGAAGACTATCCCTATAAGTGTGTAGAATGTGGCAAAAGGTTTTCCTGTTCTGCAAGCCTTCAGGAACATCAAACagttcacactggagagaaaccacacaagtgtgaagaatgtcacaAAGCGTTTCATTATCACTCATCCCTTAGGAGACACAAGAgagttcatactggagagaagaaCTCCTTCCAGTGTGAAGAGTGTGGCAAATGTTTTTCCTCATTTTCATACCTTAGACAACATAAAGCAATTCACTCCAAAGACAATCCCTGCAAGGGTGAAGAGGGTGGCAAAAGTTTTTCCCATTCTGCAAAGCTTCAGAAACATCGTACAACTCATAGTGCAGAGAGATcatacaagtgtgaagaatgtcacaAAGCCTTTCGTTATCAATCAGGCCTTGAGAACCACAAGGCAGTTCATATTCAAGAGAAACTCCACACGAGTGAACTGAGTGGAAAAGAATTAACTAAGACTGCTTTCCTCATTGAGGACAAGGCAGCTCATATTGCAGAGAAAGcctacaagtgtgaagagtgTGAAAAGTGTTTTTCCTCACCTTTAGCCCTTAGACGACATCAAACAATTCATTCTGAAAACAATCCCCACACGTGTGCAGAGTGTGGCAAAAGGTTTTTCTGCTCTGCACGCCTTCAACAACATCAGATggttcatactggagagaaaccatacaaGTGTGAGGAGTGTGGCAAGTGTTTTGGCTCAACTTCATATCTTAGACGACATCAAGAAATCCATGCTGACAACAATCCCAACAAGTGTGAAGTGTGTGGCAAAAGGTTTTCCTCTGTTACAAACCTTCAAGAACATCAGACAATTCATACTGGGGAGAAATCATGCAGGTGTGAAGAGTGTGGCAAATGTTTTTACTTATCTTCATCCCTTCGACGACATCAAGCAATTCATTCTAAAGATAATCCCTACATGTGTACAGAATGTGACAAAGGGTTTTCCTGTTTATCATACCTTCAAGAACATCAGAAAACTCATACTGGGGAGAAAGCATTCAAGTGTGGAGAGTGTGAcaaatgtttttacttttcttcatctCTTCGGCGACATCAATTAATTCACTGTAAAGACAATCCTTACAAGTGTGAAGAGTGTGGCAgatgtttttcttcatctttatcCCTTAGAGGACATCAAACAATCCATTCTGAACATAATCCttatacatgtgtacaatgtggCAAACGATATTCCTGTTCTAGGAGTCTACAGGAACATCAAacaattcatactggagagaaaccatataagtgtgaagaatgtggcaaagcctttcATTATCACTCATCCcttaggaaacacaagagagttcATACTGGAGTGAAACCCTACCAGTGTGAAGAATGTCACAAAACCTTTTGTTATGACTCATCCCTTTGGAAACACAAgggaattcatactggagagaaaccctaccaGTGTGAAGAATGTCACAAAACCTTTTGTTATGACTCATCCCTTTGGAAACACAAGggaattcacactggagagaaaccctacaagtgtgaagaatgtcacaAAGCTTTTCATTATCACTCATCCCTTGGGGAACACAAGAAAgtccatactggagagaaaccgtaCCAATGTGAAGAGTGTGACAGATGTTTTTCCTCATCTTCAGCACTTAATcgacataaaaaaaagaaaattccttctGAAGACAATCCCTAA